Part of the Micromonospora rhizosphaerae genome is shown below.
GTGGATCGACCACTGGCTGGTGGTGATGCCGGCCTCCTTGTTGGAGTCGGAGTAACCCAGCATCACCTCCTGCACGTCCCCCCGGGCCGTCACCAGCGCCCGGTACGCGGGCAGCGACAGCAGCTCGTCCAGCAGCTCCCCGCCGGCGTTCAGCTCGGCCGGGGTCTCCAGCAGCGGCACGAACCCGATCCGGGCCCGGCCGCTGTGCACGTCGATCAGGCCGGCCTCCCGGGCCAGCACCACCGCGGCGAGGACGTCGTCCACGCCGAGGGTCATCGAGATGATGTACGACTCGATCACCTCGACGCCGAACCGGTCCTGCGCCTCGCGGATCGTGGCGAACACGTCGAACGTCTTCCGCGCGTTCTCGGTCAGCGGCGTGTCCAGCGTGGAGAGCGGCCGGCGGCCGGCCAGCTCGTCGGCGAGGAGCTTGGTCCGCTCCAGCCGGGTCAGCGACGGGTAGTCCGACACCTCGCCGACGGCGGCGTAGAGCTGGGCGAGCACCGCGTGGTGCGCCTCGGCGTGCTCGCGTACGTCCATGGTCGCCAGGTGCAGGCCGAACGCGGAGACCGTACGGATGGTGGAGGCGAGCCGGCCGACGGCGGTGAGCTGCCCGGAGTTGCGGGCCAGCGAGGCGCGCAGCAGCTCCAGGTCGGCGATCAGCTCCGCCGAGCCGCGGTAGTCCCGCCCCGGCACGTGCGCGGTGCCCTGACGCAGCCGCTGCCGGGTGTTGGCCAGCTTGGCCTTCACGCAGCGGGCCTTGAGCCGGTACGGCTCCTCGGCGTTGACCCGCCGGAACCGGGGCGCCACCTCGGGCAGCGCGTCGAGGTCGGCGGCGAGGCTGGCGGAGAGGTCCAGCGATACCGCGCGCAGCCGCCGGGAGACGGAGACCTCGTTGATCAGGTGGTCCATCGCCTTTTCGGTGGCGGAGATGCCGTGCTCGTGCTGAATATGGAGCACCTCGCGGGTGACCGCCGGGGTGACGAACGGGTTGCCGTCCCGGTCGCCGCCGATCCAGGTGCCGAAGGTGAGCGGCCGGGCGGTCGGGGAGGTCTCCACGCCGAGGGTGCGCAGCGTGTCGGCGAGATCGTCGAGGACCTGCGGGGCGGCCTCGGAGTACAAATCCCGCAGGTAGTAGATGGCGTTGCGGGCCTCGTCGGTCGGATCCGGCCGGTCCAGCCGCAGCTCGTCGGTCTGCCACATCAGGTCCAGCAGCTCGGCCAGGCGCCGGTTCGCCGGCCCCTCGTCGCTGGCGCCGTAGAGGATGGCGTTGGTGGTCTCGGCGTCCAATTCGTCGGCGATCGCCCGGAGCTTGGAGAGGATCGATCGCCGGGCCGCCTCGGTGGGGTGCGCGGTGAAGACCGGGCGTACCGCGAGCCGGCGGGCCACCCCCGCGATCTCCTCGGCCGGCACTCCACGCTCGGCGATCATCCTGGCCGCCTGGTCCAGCCAGCCGCCGTGGATCGCCCGGCGGCGGCGCAGGTCTCGGGCCCGGTGCACCTGTTCGGTGATGTTGGCCAGGTGGAAGTAGGTGGAGAAGGCCCGGGCCAGCTTGGTACCGGTGGTCACGTCGAGCCCGCCGAGCCGCTGCGCGGCGGCCGGGGCATCGGAGCGGACCTGGGCTCGGATCTCCTCGACCAGGTCGAGCAGCGGTCGGCCCTCCTGCCGGGCGAGGGTCTGCCCGAGCAGCCTGCCAAGGCGGCGGATGTCGGCCCGCAGCGCGGCGTCCGGGCCGTCGTGGTCGTGCTGGTCGGTCACGGTGCGCTCCTTACGTGAGTACGAAGGACAGCGCTGTCCGACTCTCTGGATCGTATCCGCGCTGCCCCCCGGGTAAGGAGGGGCCCCGCGTGATCCCCTTCCAGGGCGCGGGCCCCCGACGGTCGGCTCATCTGTCCGAGAGGGCCGGGGCGGGCGGCTCCGGACGGTCGGCGGCGGCGCGGGTGGCGCGGACGGACCGCCGGTGGCCTTGGAAGATCGTGGCGGTGACCAGGCCGAGCACCCCGAGCAGCGTCCAGAGGGCGAGACCGGTCACCGTCCAGCCCATCGACCGACGGTCGAAGTAGACCGCCGACTTGATCAGATCGGTGGCCAGCCCGGGCACGTTCCAGCGGTGCATCCCGCGCAGCCAGTCCGGGAGGAACTCGGGGGCGTAGATGCCGCCGGAGCCGGGGTTGCCGAGCACCACCAGCAGCAGGATCACGATGCCGGTGCCGAGCAGGCCGAGCCAGGCCTGCACGGCGGAGGCCACCATCGCGGCGGAGAAGACGGTCAGCGCGCCGACCGCGGCGACGGCCGGCACGTCGTGGTGCCAGACGTCCAGCACCGGGCCGACGATCGTCGCGCCGACGATCCCGAGCACGATCGAGTGGACCGCGAACGCGGCGATCCGCAGCCCGGCCCGGGGCAGGCTCACCGGGGCGGTGCCAGTCTTCAGCCCGAGGGCGGTGGAGGCGAGGTAGCCGCCGAGCACGTAGCCGACCACCAGGTAGAACGGCACCAGCCCGCGGGGGTCGCTCCGCGCGACCGGCACCTCGTCGGTGACCTGAAGGGGCAGGTCGGCCTGCTGCGCGGCCTGGGTCAGCACCTGGGCGACCACGTCCGTGGCGGCCGGCGCCGCGGCGCTGGCGGTGGTGAGGCGCAACCCGCCGTCCGGTCGGGAGGCGAGCACCCCGTACACCTCGCGGGCGGTCAGGCCGTCGTCGGCGGCCTGCGGGTTGTCGTACTCGATGGGTTCGATCTTGTCGGTCCGCGCGCGCAGGGCGGTCATCACCGCCTGCGCGCGCTGGTCGCCGAGGACCACCCCGACCGGTACGTCGCGCGGGGTGGGCTGGTGCAGCGCGCCCAC
Proteins encoded:
- the ppc gene encoding phosphoenolpyruvate carboxylase; the protein is MTDQHDHDGPDAALRADIRRLGRLLGQTLARQEGRPLLDLVEEIRAQVRSDAPAAAQRLGGLDVTTGTKLARAFSTYFHLANITEQVHRARDLRRRRAIHGGWLDQAARMIAERGVPAEEIAGVARRLAVRPVFTAHPTEAARRSILSKLRAIADELDAETTNAILYGASDEGPANRRLAELLDLMWQTDELRLDRPDPTDEARNAIYYLRDLYSEAAPQVLDDLADTLRTLGVETSPTARPLTFGTWIGGDRDGNPFVTPAVTREVLHIQHEHGISATEKAMDHLINEVSVSRRLRAVSLDLSASLAADLDALPEVAPRFRRVNAEEPYRLKARCVKAKLANTRQRLRQGTAHVPGRDYRGSAELIADLELLRASLARNSGQLTAVGRLASTIRTVSAFGLHLATMDVREHAEAHHAVLAQLYAAVGEVSDYPSLTRLERTKLLADELAGRRPLSTLDTPLTENARKTFDVFATIREAQDRFGVEVIESYIISMTLGVDDVLAAVVLAREAGLIDVHSGRARIGFVPLLETPAELNAGGELLDELLSLPAYRALVTARGDVQEVMLGYSDSNKEAGITTSQWSIHRAQRALRDVAARHGVHLRLFHGRGGTVGRGGGPTHDAILAQPYGTLDGAIKVTEQGEVISDKYTLPALARENLELTVAAVLQATLLHTAPRQPAEMLERWNATMELISEAAFRSYRSLVEDPDLPAYFWASTPTELLGALNIGSRPAKRPNTGAGLAGLRAIPWVFGWTQTRQIVPGWFGVGSGLAAARAAGLEDVLAEMHRNWHFFRTFLSNVEMMLTKTDLNIARRYVETLVPKKLHPIFDKIQQEYELTKQEVLAVTGSPALLENSPVLQRTLAVRDTYLEPLHHLQVALLRQYRESGAAGRAVATAPGGRRAPSDGTALERALLTTVNGIAAGMRNTG